TCTGCTGCCGGTCCTTCAGGCTTCTGGATAAAAAACGGCTCTCCACAGGTGAGTAGAGGGAGCGCGTCGGGGTAAGGCAGCGGATGTTCCTCACCTCATCCGAGTCACTCTCGCCTCCAACTGGGCCCTCCCGTTTACGGTGGGGTGGCAGGAGGCGAGGTGAGGAGGCTGAGGCTGAGGGGGTGTCATCGTCCCGCCCTCCGTCACTCTCTGCGTCACTGTCCCGAGGACTGCCTCGTATGCCCAGGTGTGAAGCCAGGTCATAACGCTGCATGTTAGACAGCAGCACACGGTTCTCATACTGGAGCTGCATCACTTTGCCGCTCAGTTCATTGATCTGCAGACGGGCTGCCTTAAGCTCCTCCTGGAGGGCCTCCATTTTAGCAAGGTCAGTTCCTCCTGGGATGTCGAAACAAGCCAACAGTGAAAAGTGGGACACCTCCGCAAATGAGACTTTAATGTGCTCCACCTGGAAGCCTTATGACACACATTTTCCATCAGACACACATTTATGGTCGTTGTTCTGCTTTGCAGCTGCTTGTTAGTGACTGGAAAATAAGGCAAAACAAACCTCCTCCGTGTCTTGAGCCGCCTTCATGGGAGCCAGCCTTGTATTTGAGCTTGTTCAGCTCAGTTGTCACCTAAAcatgaagtgggaaaaaaatagtccCATGTTAAAAGATGCACAGCCCGCACCCTTTGGTCCGATTTCATCTTTTTGGGGATATCTACTGATTAActacctttttgttttcttcctccaCATCCGCTAAATTCCTGCGCAGAAGTTCTGCTTCATCCTCCACCAGCTGCAGCTGCTGCCTCAGCTCGGAGAGTGCCTCACCCTGCTCTCTGCACTGCTGACCTCCACGGTCATCACCATCCACTCCTGCGGCCACCAGACTAGGAGAGGACAATGAGCATTGGCATGTGTCCACACACGGTCCCAATCACGTATTACGCTATGAACCAGGGATCAGCAAAGTATTGCCCGTGGGCCACATATAGCCTGCTCCATAATTTAATCCGGCCTaccaaacatttacattttcaagagtCCTGTCTTAATCGCTGCATTAATTTGGCcacttttttcctgaaaatatttgtttgtgtatttatttcatttttattcatttacctaattaaataattggtggATTGACTTATTGTTGATACATAGATAGAATATAGTATTcacacccccttaaatttttcacttttttatattgcagccattagctacaaacatttaagttaatttttttccacattaatgtacacacagcactccatattgacagataaaaaacagaattgttaaaattttgcagctttattcaaaaagaaaaactgaaatatcacacagccataagtattcagaccctttgctcagtatttagtagaagcacccttttgagctaatacatctatgagtctttttgggaatgatccaagtttttcacacctggatttggggatcctctgccattcctccttgcagatcctctccagttctgtcaggttggatggtgaatgttggtgggcagccattttcaggtctttccagagatgtacaattgggtttaagtcagggctcgggctgggccattcaagaacagtcacggagttgttctgaagccactccttcggtattttagctgtgtgcttagggtcattgtcttttttgaaggtgaaccatcggcccagtctgaggttctgaccactctggagaaggttttcgtccaggatatagctgtacttggccgcattcttCTTTTATTCAATTGCAACCCTgtctccctgcagctgaaaaacacccccacagcatgatgctgccaccaccatgcttcactgttgggactgtattggacgggtgatgagcagtgcctggttttctccacacatgccacttagaattaaggccaacaatttctatcttggtctcatcagaccagagaatcttatttctcaccatcttggagtccttcaggtgtttttttagcaaactccatgcgggctttcatgtgtcttgcactgaggaaagtcttctgtcgggccactctgtcaTGAAGACTGGTTGGAGGGCTGCATTGATggctgactttctagaacttttgcccacctcccaactgcatctcaggagctcagccacagtgatctttcggttcttctttacctctctcaccaaggctcttctcccccaattgctcagtttggccagatggccagctctaggaagggttctggtcttcccaaacatcttccatttaaggattatgaaggccactgtgctcttaagaaccttaagtgcagcagacatttttttgtaaccttggccagatctgtgccttgccccAATTCTGTTtcttgagctcttcaggcagttcctttgacctcatgattctcatttcctctgacatgcactctgagctgtaaggtcttatatagacaggtgtgtggctttcctcatcaaatccaatcagtataatcaaacacagctggactccaatgaaggtgtataaacatctcaaggatgatcagaagaaatggacagcacccgagttaaatagataagtgtcacagcaaagggtctgaatacttatggctgtgtgatatttcagtttttcttttgtaataaatctgcaaaaatttcaacaattctgtttttttccccctgtcaatatggggtgctgtgtgtacattaatgaggaaaaaaattaaccatatacaaagagtgaaaaaaattctataccgcttctcctcaccagggtcactgGTCCACcagaacctatcccagctgattttgggtgttATGCGGtttacaccctagactggtcgccagccaattgcagggcacatatagacaaacaaccattctcactcccattcacacctaaggatgatttagagtcctcaattaatattacatgcatgcttttggcccttatgtccattttaaaaatcaaatatggcCCCTGAGCTTGCCAATCCCTGATGTAGACAATATAATGATTTCATGATGATTGATCACCTGTCCTCCCTCATGTCATCCAACTCAGCCTTCAGTCCCCTGTTCTCCACCTCCAACTCTACAATCTTCCTCCCCAGGATGTTGGCCTCCTCCTCAACCAGCCGCAAGCGGAGCTTCAGTTCAGATTCACGCGTGGTTGGGGGACCCCCAGCTTCGCCTTTGGGCAGCGGGCTGTCCACGTCCCCGTAGAAGGAGCGGTACTTCTGCAGCTCCTGCTCCAGGCGGTCCTTCTCCTTGTCTATCTTTGCcatctttttcctcattaagaCAGCCTCCTCTTTGATGAAGGCCAATTGGCATTTCAGATCGTCATTTTCTTCCTATGAAATGGGAGGGTGATTTACTTTGAGTGATTTATATGAAAAGAAGCATATATTTATGATTTTGTTACTCCTGCCCATATTACAATGCCCTTTCTAGATACGCACTGTATGCATGTAAGTAGTTCACTAATATATCTAATGTTGTAGTTGAACCTCCCAAAAGTTGACTTGCCCAAAagttatatactgtagcttgaAGTTTAATAAGCTTTAACTTATTTGTAAtggtttttttagttttatttttttttgtgggtgtgaAGCCATCACAGAAGGGTAAAATagtgatgataaccatagaaccGGAAACTAAAACAGGAACAAAACTTCGGGTCGGATGCTCAGTTCAATATGAGCAATGCAGTTAATTAAAGTGATTACATGGACAAAATATATTATACGGAAGTGGTAGCATGTAGCCAAAACTGACTGTCTCACCTCAGTTGGGGTCTGCTGAGCCTTTCTCTCTTTCTGGATATCCTTGcttccttttcttttcagtgaGCGCTGAAGGGAAACAGAGCTTACATCTTcagaataataatcatcatcatcatcatcattataaatcatcatcatcttctgcCGTTGCTATTTCAGCTGCCAGCAGCGATTTCTATCACTTGGAGGACAGACATTGGCAAACAGAGCGGTCCATATtcgagagggaaaaaaaagaaagaaaaaaacccagaaaTATATCCCTAGGGGCATTGATAAACcctatattttataaataacatTGCTGGGCTGCACAGGTATTGCAATTCTACATTTGGGCTTATaagaacaataacaataactttatgtgctttttaataaaaacatatcaGGTGCTATGAAATAATTCCTGCATTCAGTACActtttgtttgtaggtgacatTTAATACAAGCGTATTTCACTACCATGAACCTTTAAACCCCTCATTTGTATTCAGCTCACTAAGCACAGGTTGCTTTTGCCTCCTCACCTCTTTTGCTTTCTGTAGCTCATTCTGAAGAGCTTGTTTGGTGACCTCCACTTCTATCAATTGCTGCCTTAACTTCTCATTCTCCTCTTCTGTCCTTGTCCTCTTCTCCTCCACGTTCTCCAGCTCATGGTGCAAACGCACAGACACATCCTTTGCCACCTGATTAGTGGGAAAGCATACAATGCATGCTTAAGGCACATCGACTACGTAGAACCTAAATGACTGACAATCGGTGCATGTTAACGTTACCTTCAGGTCTTGCTCAAGACTTCTGAGCATCTCTCCATCCACTTGGCCAGTCTCTGTGAAGCGCATCCTTTTTCTCTCGGCCTTCTTCAGGCGATATTGGAGTATTCGACAATTCTTGTTGGCTCTCTCTAGCTCTCTGCGCACGTCGTGCAGCTGGCAGGCATCTTCCTCATAGAAGGTGTCCCGCATCTCATCCATCTCTGCTCGCATTTCCTCAACTTCAGTCTTGCAAACATTGAAACAAATAGCCAGATGTTAGGCTATGATTGAATAGGCTCAAGAATGAAATTGTATAAATTTATCCCAAACAATCTATTGTCTTCATTTCGTGGCGCTTCCCTTGTTTACGCTGCTTCCAGTATGTATATGCGGATGTTCAATATTTTGTCCAATCACATAtcagcctctatgtgctgcCATGCCAGTGTAATCTGCCCAGGCTGAGCCTTAAGAATCAGTCGTGCTTTCTgatataatttaaaatatatccaATCCAAGCCAACCTTAATAATAACACTTtcaaaacaacacagttgaccAAACTGCTGTACACAGCAGTGAggttaaaacaacaaagaatagcAAAAAATTATACTGTCATGTGAAattaactatttaaaaaaaaaactataaaaaagaaaaaaaaaaatcaaaccaaaaaaaataaataaataaaatttaacatCTAAAACTAAGccaatgaagaaaaatagtGCATTTAAACAGAGGATTTAAATGAACGGACCTGCGTAAGGTGCAGAGGCAGCTCATGCCACAATTCTGGGGCAGCAACTAAAAAGGCGTGGCAATGGCACCGTTATttggttggtttgttttttcatttagaTTTCAAATTCGCCTTAGAGCACCAGCTAGGCCGCCCAAAATAGggacagcattttttttcatccactgAATGGTTGGTCAGAGAAAGCCAAATTAGCATAACACTTCCTtagcgatctgcacacattaatacattcaCTAACTAGCATCTCTGGTGACTATGAggtctttatttcattttgtaatgtttttgtcatgttattatatatatttgttctttCTCGGCTGCTACAGATGATGTACATGGCACGGTTGCCTACTGTTACATTTTGGTGGAGAATTGTTGCAACATGATATCCGATCCACACAGACATGCTCATAAGAGGTGCATTAAGTTGGGtcagtccccactgaaggcccaggtaccaaatgcaccaCTCGCCACCACGGTTAATAAAATGCAGCAAATGGAAGTACAACAGGTGTGTGACGCTGCAGACTACATGCATGAGTTGTAAGATGTGTATAGAATTTACCTTAAGATCATCGTTTTCATCCTCAAGCCGTTCCACCTCCTCCAGGAGTGTCTGGGGTTGTGGGGGGCCTCGTTGTTGGGGCTCAGGCTCAGGGGACAGCTCCAAGGCAGGGGGAGATGCCGGTTTGGCCTGCATCTTTGTTCCCTTCTTCCCTAAGCTTTTATTCAGGTGGAACTGAATCAGCTCGGATTGTAAGCACCCCTCCTTCCAGAAGCCAGGTCCGCAGCCCACTGCGCTTTTGGAGCTGTTCTTACTCGCTGCAGAGGCGTCCCCTCCTTTCTGGTTTTTACTCCTCAATTTGGGGGATTTGCTTGCGCA
The genomic region above belongs to Phyllopteryx taeniolatus isolate TA_2022b chromosome 6, UOR_Ptae_1.2, whole genome shotgun sequence and contains:
- the LOC133479147 gene encoding protein SOGA3-like isoform X3, whose amino-acid sequence is MMQPSSSSEAPRQADNSSRKQQRTSSPAGLKATKHLASKPAAQGAGAGRSCRGHSPVSSGRERQAGGAQAYKGAAAIQVAGAESPTLSRAAPDRGGTQTSDDSPPRLCPDASSPSRADPNRVVSDQPCASKSPKLRSKNQKGGDASAASKNSSKSAVGCGPGFWKEGCLQSELIQFHLNKSLGKKGTKMQAKPASPPALELSPEPEPQQRGPPQPQTLLEEVERLEDENDDLKTEVEEMRAEMDEMRDTFYEEDACQLHDVRRELERANKNCRILQYRLKKAERKRMRFTETGQVDGEMLRSLEQDLKVAKDVSVRLHHELENVEEKRTRTEEENEKLRQQLIEVEVTKQALQNELQKAKERSLKRKGSKDIQKERKAQQTPTEEENDDLKCQLAFIKEEAVLMRKKMAKIDKEKDRLEQELQKYRSFYGDVDSPLPKGEAGGPPTTRESELKLRLRLVEEEANILGRKIVELEVENRGLKAELDDMREDSLVAAGVDGDDRGGQQCREQGEALSELRQQLQLVEDEAELLRRNLADVEEENKKVTTELNKLKYKAGSHEGGSRHGGGGTDLAKMEALQEELKAARLQINELSGKVMQLQYENRVLLSNMQRYDLASHLGIRGSPRDSDAESDGGRDDDTPSASASSPRLLPPHRKREGPVGGESDSDEVRNIRCLTPTRSLYSPVESRFLSRSLKDRQQMIDIRIEAERLGRTIDRLIADTSTIIAEARVYVTNGELFARLDDEDEGGRIREHELLYRINAQMKAFRKELQGFIDRLDVPKQDDKQPEEPLSMFQPIILLILILVLFSSLSYATIFKLVFLFTLFFVL
- the LOC133479147 gene encoding protein SOGA3-like isoform X4, encoding MMQPSSSSEAPRQADNSSRKQQRTSSPAGLKATKHLASKPAAQGAGAGRSCRGHSPVSSGRERQAGGAQAYKGAAAIQVAGAESPTLSRAAPDRGGTQTSDDSPPRLCPDASSPSRADPNRVVSDQPCASKSPKLRSKNQKGGDASAASKNSSKSAVGCGPGFWKEGCLQSELIQFHLNKSLGKKGTKMQAKPASPPALELSPEPEPQQRGPPQPQTLLEEVERLEDENDDLKTEVEEMRAEMDEMRDTFYEEDACQLHDVRRELERANKNCRILQYRLKKAERKRMRFTETGQVDGEMLRSLEQDLKVAKDVSVRLHHELENVEEKRTRTEEENEKLRQQLIEVEVTKQALQNELQKAKERSLKRKGSKDIQKERKAQQTPTEEENDDLKCQLAFIKEEAVLMRKKMAKIDKEKDRLEQELQKYRSFYGDVDSPLPKGEAGGPPTTRESELKLRLRLVEEEANILGRKIVELEVENRGLKAELDDMREDSLVAAGVDGDDRGGQQCREQGEALSELRQQLQLVEDEAELLRRNLADVEEENKKVTTELNKLKYKAGSHEGGSRHGGGGTDLAKMEALQEELKAARLQINELSGKVMQLQYENRVLLSNMQRYDLASHLGIRGSPRDSDAESDGGRDDDTPSASASSPRLLPPHRKREGPVGGESDSDEVRNIRCLTPTRSLYSPVESRFLSRSLKDRQQMIDIRIEAERLGRTIDRLIADTSTIIAEARVYVTNGELFARLDDEDEGGRIREHELLYRINAQMKAFRKELQGFIDRLDVPKQDDKQPEEPLSVSHMPCCTSLSIFYLFFFPCSPSF
- the LOC133479147 gene encoding protein SOGA3-like isoform X5; the encoded protein is MMQPSSSSEAPRQADNSSRKQQRTSSPAGLKATKHLASKPAAQGAGAGRSCRGHSPVSSGRERQAGGAQAYKGAAAIQVAGAESPTLSRAAPDRGGTQTSDDSPPRLCPDASSPSRADPNRVVSDQPCASKSPKLRSKNQKGGDASAASKNSSKSAVGCGPGFWKEGCLQSELIQFHLNKSLGKKGTKMQAKPASPPALELSPEPEPQQRGPPQPQTLLEEVERLEDENDDLKTEVEEMRAEMDEMRDTFYEEDACQLHDVRRELERANKNCRILQYRLKKAERKRMRFTETGQVDGEMLRSLEQDLKVAKDVSVRLHHELENVEEKRTRTEEENEKLRQQLIEVEVTKQALQNELQKAKERSLKRKGSKDIQKERKAQQTPTEEENDDLKCQLAFIKEEAVLMRKKMAKIDKEKDRLEQELQKYRSFYGDVDSPLPKGEAGGPPTTRESELKLRLRLVEEEANILGRKIVELEVENRGLKAELDDMREDSLVAAGVDGDDRGGQQCREQGEALSELRQQLQLVEDEAELLRRNLADVEEENKKVTTELNKLKYKAGSHEGGSRHGGGGTDLAKMEALQEELKAARLQINELSGKVMQLQYENRVLLSNMQRYDLASHLGIRGSPRDSDAESDGGRDDDTPSASASSPRLLPPHRKREGPVGGESDSDEKPEGPAADDRHPNRGRKAGPHHRQAYC